A single region of the Pseudomonas sp. B21-023 genome encodes:
- a CDS encoding PepSY domain-containing protein: MKEGFRQAMAWLHTWTGLIFGWLLFAIFLTGTLSYFKDEISHWTQPEVQSHPLDPVTSLGLAQRYLESNAGHASTWFIRLPSEREAALSVSWRDPNGGGRRGFTDKELDARTGEAVEARDSRGGEFFYRFHFQLQMPHPWGRWLSTFCAFIMLLGLVTGIITHKKIFKEFFTFRPGKGQRSWLDGHNAIGVLVLPFHLMISYSSLVIFMYMVMPASILASYGDSSGYFNDVFGRDEVPEAVAQAAPLAPLTDLYAKVQEQAPGARMGYIQVHNPGDRNARVTFTRASADSVAYQRSAIWTFDGVSGELLRRGAPESAAMTTSFTFVGLHMGNFAGPWLRWLYFAFGVAGTAVIGTGLVMWLGKRQLKHAKSARMPGELRLVEVLNIASMSGLLLGVAAFFWANRLLPATLEGRADWEINGFFLAWGASLLHAMLRSGRRAWGEQLTLGALAFALLPLLNALTSDKGLDHSIAAGDWAMAGFDLTALATGLFLAWAAGKMLRAPKPAAKRAPRAAKTVEAS, from the coding sequence TCGCCATCTTCCTCACCGGGACGCTGTCGTACTTCAAGGACGAGATCAGCCACTGGACCCAGCCCGAGGTGCAGAGCCATCCGCTCGACCCGGTAACCAGTCTCGGCCTGGCCCAGCGTTACCTCGAAAGCAATGCCGGCCATGCCAGCACCTGGTTCATCCGTTTGCCCAGCGAGCGCGAGGCGGCGCTGAGCGTCAGCTGGCGCGACCCGAACGGTGGTGGGCGTCGTGGCTTCACCGACAAGGAGCTCGATGCGCGCACCGGCGAGGCGGTCGAGGCCCGCGACAGCCGTGGTGGCGAGTTCTTCTACCGCTTCCACTTCCAACTGCAGATGCCGCACCCCTGGGGGCGCTGGCTGTCGACCTTCTGCGCCTTCATCATGTTGCTGGGGTTGGTCACCGGGATCATCACCCACAAGAAGATCTTCAAGGAGTTCTTCACCTTCCGCCCGGGCAAGGGCCAGCGGTCCTGGCTCGACGGCCACAACGCCATCGGTGTGCTGGTGCTGCCGTTCCACCTGATGATCAGCTACAGCAGCCTGGTGATCTTCATGTACATGGTCATGCCGGCCAGCATCCTGGCCAGCTACGGCGACAGCAGCGGCTACTTCAACGATGTGTTCGGCCGCGACGAGGTGCCCGAGGCGGTTGCCCAGGCCGCGCCGCTGGCGCCGTTGACCGATCTGTATGCCAAGGTCCAGGAACAGGCGCCGGGGGCGCGCATGGGCTACATCCAGGTGCACAACCCCGGTGACCGCAACGCCCGGGTCACCTTTACCCGCGCCTCGGCCGACAGTGTCGCCTACCAGCGCAGCGCCATCTGGACCTTCGATGGCGTCAGTGGCGAGCTGCTGCGCCGCGGCGCGCCGGAAAGCGCGGCGATGACCACCTCGTTCACCTTCGTCGGCCTGCACATGGGCAACTTCGCCGGGCCTTGGCTGCGCTGGCTGTACTTCGCCTTCGGCGTGGCCGGCACCGCGGTGATCGGCACCGGGCTGGTGATGTGGCTGGGCAAGCGCCAGCTCAAGCATGCCAAGAGCGCACGCATGCCCGGCGAGCTGCGCCTGGTCGAAGTGCTGAACATCGCCAGCATGAGCGGCCTGTTGCTGGGCGTGGCGGCGTTCTTCTGGGCCAATCGCCTGCTGCCGGCAACGCTGGAAGGGCGGGCCGACTGGGAAATCAACGGTTTCTTCCTGGCCTGGGGCGCGTCATTGCTCCACGCCATGCTGAGGAGCGGGCGCCGCGCCTGGGGCGAGCAACTGACGCTGGGCGCGCTTGCGTTCGCCTTGCTGCCGTTGCTCAACGCGCTGACCTCCGACAAGGGGCTGGATCACTCCATCGCCGCCGGTGACTGGGCCATGGCCGGTTTCGACCTGACGGCCCTGGCCACCGGCCTGTTCCTGGCCTGGGCCGCCGGCAAGATGCTGCGCGCGCCCAAGCCGGCCGCCAAGCGTGCGCCCCGCGCCGCCAAGACCGTGGAGGCGAGCTGA
- a CDS encoding DUF3325 domain-containing protein — protein MLAVALMGFAGFAGLCLAMDKHFNELLGRKPTASQQRAMRVGGWALLLLSLALAVQLRGWALGLVEWIAVLMAGVTLWVFGLPYVPRLLLGLAAASLVLGPLLAVLAV, from the coding sequence ATGCTGGCAGTTGCGCTGATGGGCTTCGCCGGTTTTGCCGGCCTGTGCCTGGCCATGGACAAGCACTTCAACGAGCTGCTCGGGCGCAAGCCCACGGCCAGCCAGCAGCGTGCCATGCGCGTCGGGGGCTGGGCATTGCTGCTGTTGTCGTTGGCCCTCGCCGTGCAACTGCGCGGTTGGGCCTTGGGCCTGGTGGAGTGGATCGCCGTGCTGATGGCCGGCGTGACGCTGTGGGTATTCGGCTTGCCCTACGTGCCGCGCCTGCTGCTCGGCCTGGCCGCCGCCAGCCTGGTGCTCGGGCCACTGCTGGCCGTGCTGGCGGTCTAG
- a CDS encoding RNA polymerase sigma factor, translating into MSDSEAGGGRARFLQVFLAQRARMEALVSRRVGCRATASDLVQDLFLRFWRRPEVKVEALDTYLLRSASNLAIDYLRSEGSRDRAAEGLHDPDEAHCAQAPEQALEVDHDLQRIEAALRALPERTRQIFLLSRIHGCTYGEIAKAMQLSQSAVEKHMMRALEACKASVAEPASPLRRPGSARR; encoded by the coding sequence TTGAGCGACTCCGAGGCCGGCGGCGGGCGGGCACGCTTCCTCCAGGTGTTCCTCGCCCAGCGTGCGCGCATGGAGGCGCTGGTCAGCCGCCGCGTCGGCTGCCGCGCCACGGCGTCGGACCTGGTGCAGGACTTGTTCCTGCGCTTCTGGCGGCGCCCCGAGGTGAAGGTCGAGGCGCTCGACACCTACCTGCTGCGCAGCGCCAGCAACCTGGCCATTGACTACCTGCGCAGCGAGGGCAGCCGCGACCGCGCTGCCGAGGGTTTGCACGACCCCGACGAAGCCCACTGCGCCCAGGCGCCCGAGCAGGCCCTGGAGGTCGACCACGACCTGCAACGCATCGAGGCTGCCCTGCGGGCATTGCCCGAACGCACCCGGCAGATCTTCCTGCTCAGCCGCATCCATGGCTGCACCTACGGCGAGATCGCCAAGGCCATGCAACTGTCCCAGAGCGCGGTGGAAAAGCATATGATGCGCGCCCTCGAAGCGTGCAAGGCGAGTGTTGCCGAACCCGCGTCCCCATTGCGCCGGCCAGGGAGCGCCCGTCGATGA